One stretch of Saccharomonospora xinjiangensis XJ-54 DNA includes these proteins:
- a CDS encoding DUF4233 domain-containing protein, translating into MSESASRGEQAASGTPAPPAKDPMKGFRGVQAGTLVLEAIVVGLALPVVAQLGDGLESVQGWTVGGIAVALLACSALLRFSWSIWVILALNVVLVAFVVTLPWVTVIGVLFLAVWGWLMWLRRDVARRMAEGRLASQQPSGQADR; encoded by the coding sequence ATGAGTGAGTCAGCCTCGCGGGGCGAGCAGGCGGCCTCGGGCACACCTGCGCCACCCGCGAAGGACCCGATGAAGGGTTTTCGCGGGGTGCAGGCCGGGACGCTGGTGCTGGAGGCCATCGTCGTCGGGCTCGCGTTGCCGGTGGTCGCTCAGCTCGGCGACGGGCTGGAGAGCGTCCAGGGCTGGACGGTGGGCGGTATCGCCGTGGCATTGCTCGCGTGCAGCGCGCTGCTGAGGTTCTCCTGGTCGATCTGGGTCATCCTCGCCCTCAACGTCGTCCTGGTGGCCTTCGTCGTGACGCTGCCGTGGGTGACGGTCATCGGCGTGCTGTTCCTGGCGGTGTGGGGCTGGCTGATGTGGCTGCGCCGCGATGTCGCCCGCCGCATGGCCGAGGGTCGTCTGGCCAGCCAGCAACCGAGCGGGCAAGCCGACCGCTGA
- the folC gene encoding bifunctional tetrahydrofolate synthase/dihydrofolate synthase codes for MPSDDQEFPPELSQGENFIAGPLPDDEIDAEPVDEAAIDSEARRELLAVEAELNRRWPETKIAPSLTRISTLANLLGDPHRAYPVIHVAGTNGKSSTARMIEALLSHLGLRVGRYTSPHLQLVTERISIDGAPVSAEKYVGTYRDIEPFVSMVDDAAGENEPRMSKFEVLTGMAFAAFADAPVEVAVLEAGMGGRWDATNIAEAQISVITPIGFDHTDYLGDDLRSIAGEKAGIIKPGGVAVLAEQQPDAERVLLERAVEVDAAVARAGSEFGVLSRDVAVGGQLLNLQGLGGVYDEVFLPLHGLHQAANAALALAAVEAFFGAGKDRKLVVDAVREAFASVATPGRLERVKAAPTVLLDAAHNPHGAAALASTLDEEFAFRRLAAVVGVMADKDAAGILEALEPVVSDLVVTRNSSPRAMPVDELATLAVGVFGEERVTVEPRLDAAIETAVALVEQPEDPEEPVSGGGVLVTGSVVTAGEARTLFGKEPA; via the coding sequence GTGCCGTCCGACGACCAGGAGTTTCCTCCGGAACTGTCGCAGGGGGAGAACTTCATCGCCGGTCCGTTGCCGGACGACGAGATCGATGCCGAGCCGGTCGATGAGGCCGCGATCGATTCCGAGGCACGCAGGGAACTGCTGGCTGTGGAGGCCGAACTCAACCGCCGCTGGCCCGAGACGAAGATCGCGCCGTCACTGACGCGGATCTCCACGCTGGCGAACCTCCTCGGTGATCCTCACCGCGCGTACCCGGTGATCCACGTGGCCGGCACCAACGGCAAAAGCTCGACGGCGCGGATGATCGAGGCGCTGCTCAGCCACCTCGGGCTTCGAGTCGGCCGGTACACCAGTCCCCACCTGCAACTGGTCACCGAGCGGATCAGTATCGACGGCGCGCCCGTCTCGGCTGAGAAGTACGTCGGCACCTACCGCGACATCGAACCGTTCGTGTCGATGGTGGACGACGCGGCGGGTGAGAACGAGCCGAGGATGAGCAAGTTCGAGGTGCTCACCGGCATGGCCTTCGCCGCGTTCGCCGACGCTCCCGTCGAGGTCGCGGTGCTGGAGGCGGGGATGGGTGGCCGCTGGGACGCCACCAACATCGCCGAAGCCCAGATCTCCGTGATCACGCCCATCGGCTTCGACCACACCGACTATCTCGGGGACGACCTCCGGTCGATCGCGGGGGAGAAGGCCGGGATCATCAAGCCCGGCGGCGTCGCCGTGCTGGCCGAGCAGCAGCCCGACGCCGAGCGGGTCCTGCTCGAAAGGGCGGTCGAGGTGGACGCCGCCGTCGCCAGGGCAGGCAGCGAGTTTGGCGTGTTGAGCCGCGACGTCGCCGTCGGAGGGCAACTGCTCAACCTCCAGGGGCTCGGCGGCGTGTACGACGAGGTGTTCCTTCCCCTGCACGGTCTGCACCAGGCAGCCAACGCGGCACTGGCACTCGCCGCCGTCGAGGCGTTCTTCGGCGCGGGCAAGGACCGCAAACTCGTGGTGGACGCGGTGCGTGAGGCATTCGCCTCCGTGGCAACCCCCGGCAGGCTGGAACGGGTCAAGGCGGCGCCGACCGTACTGCTCGACGCGGCACACAACCCACACGGCGCCGCCGCACTCGCCAGCACGCTCGACGAGGAGTTCGCATTCCGCAGGCTCGCCGCCGTGGTCGGTGTGATGGCGGACAAGGACGCGGCCGGAATCCTCGAAGCCCTCGAACCCGTGGTGTCCGACCTCGTCGTCACCCGCAACTCGTCGCCGAGAGCCATGCCGGTGGACGAACTCGCCACGCTCGCCGTCGGTGTCTTCGGTGAGGAACGCGTCACCGTGGAACCCCGTCTCGACGCCGCCATCGAGACCGCGGTGGCCCTCGTCGAGCAGCCGGAGGACCCCGAGGAGCCGGTGTCGGGCGGCGGCGTTCTCGTCACGGGATCGGTGGTCACGGCGGGAGAGGCCCGCACGTTGTTCGGCAAGGAGCCAGCATGA
- a CDS encoding class I SAM-dependent methyltransferase encodes MPFDHNDAYHPLLLRLAPAGARRALDVGCGAGKLARRLAARGLEVDALDPAGEMLAVASAIGSPGPGTITYRQADAATHPLPSQHYDLITCVASLHHMPFDTVTRLRDALAPGGVLVVLGLADPSTARDWAVSIGSIPLNLLAKAIVSLAERLGGGPDGVPTAPVSSWDMSLDDVRREAARLLPGSRVRVVPFWRYLLTYRRVRA; translated from the coding sequence GTGCCCTTCGACCACAACGACGCCTACCATCCGTTGCTGCTCCGGCTCGCCCCCGCAGGCGCGCGGCGAGCGCTGGATGTCGGGTGTGGCGCGGGGAAACTCGCCCGCAGGCTCGCCGCGCGGGGCTTGGAGGTGGACGCGCTGGACCCCGCAGGCGAGATGCTGGCTGTGGCCTCAGCGATCGGTTCGCCCGGGCCCGGAACGATCACCTACCGGCAGGCTGACGCCGCGACTCATCCCCTGCCTTCGCAGCACTACGACCTCATCACCTGTGTCGCGTCGTTGCACCACATGCCGTTCGACACCGTGACGCGGCTGCGTGACGCACTCGCGCCGGGTGGCGTCCTCGTGGTGCTGGGCCTGGCCGATCCCTCGACCGCACGCGACTGGGCGGTGTCGATCGGCTCGATCCCGCTCAACCTGCTGGCGAAGGCGATCGTGTCGCTGGCCGAACGCCTCGGCGGTGGTCCCGACGGAGTTCCCACGGCCCCGGTCAGCAGCTGGGACATGTCTCTGGACGACGTCCGCCGTGAGGCCGCCAGGCTGCTGCCGGGAAGCAGGGTGCGCGTGGTTCCGTTCTGGCGCTACCTCCTCACGTACCGCCGGGTGCGAGCCTGA
- a CDS encoding ferredoxin — protein sequence MIEVRRDVCVASGLCVLTAPGVFDQDDDGVVLVRGIPAEHAEAVAVAVDECPSGALRLAPGGT from the coding sequence GTGATCGAGGTGCGCAGGGACGTGTGCGTCGCGTCCGGACTGTGTGTTCTGACCGCCCCTGGCGTGTTCGATCAGGACGACGACGGGGTCGTGCTCGTGCGGGGCATTCCGGCAGAGCACGCCGAGGCTGTCGCCGTCGCGGTCGATGAATGCCCCTCCGGCGCGCTCAGGCTCGCACCCGGCGGTACGTGA
- a CDS encoding cytochrome P450, producing the protein MALPLPIARTNPFDPPSSLLDGEPLRPLAFPDGHVGWLVTDHGLARQVLADPRFSTKMELRRVPVERPKIEGFETGQSALRGFFIAMDPPDHTRYRRALTGQFTVRRMNALRPRIEQIVAERLDVLESKGQGADLVSTFALPVPSLVICELLGVPTEDRGLFESAASTLLRLDASDADAAEAMTTLLGYLSELITRKRRSPGDDLLSGLVSEEEEFDEEELLGIALLLHVAGHETTANMLALGTFALLSHPEQAEALRSGAVPVASAVEELLRYLSIIQFGTGRAALEDLELGGQRIKYGDTVILSIPAANRDADRFAEPHTLDLARNARGHLAFGYGVHQCLGQQLARIEMAAAYPALFGRFPKLRLAVPPEEVPLRHDMAIYGVHALPVEWS; encoded by the coding sequence ATGGCCTTGCCACTGCCGATAGCCCGAACGAATCCGTTCGACCCGCCGTCGTCGCTGCTCGACGGCGAGCCCCTGCGCCCGCTGGCCTTCCCCGACGGGCACGTCGGCTGGCTCGTCACCGACCACGGCCTCGCGAGACAGGTGCTTGCCGACCCGCGCTTCTCCACCAAGATGGAGCTGCGCAGGGTTCCCGTGGAGCGGCCCAAGATCGAGGGGTTCGAAACGGGCCAGAGCGCGCTGCGTGGCTTCTTCATCGCCATGGACCCACCGGACCACACCCGCTATCGCAGGGCGCTCACGGGACAGTTCACCGTGCGGAGGATGAACGCGCTGCGCCCTCGGATCGAGCAGATCGTGGCCGAACGCCTCGACGTCCTCGAGAGCAAGGGCCAGGGCGCCGACCTCGTGAGCACCTTCGCGTTGCCCGTGCCGTCTCTGGTGATCTGTGAGCTGCTCGGTGTGCCGACTGAGGACAGGGGGTTGTTCGAAAGTGCCGCCTCGACGTTGCTCCGCCTCGACGCCTCAGACGCGGACGCGGCAGAGGCGATGACGACCCTGCTCGGATACCTGAGCGAGCTCATCACGCGGAAACGCCGGAGCCCCGGCGACGACCTCCTGAGCGGTCTCGTCTCGGAGGAGGAGGAGTTCGACGAGGAGGAACTCCTGGGCATCGCGCTGCTGCTGCATGTCGCGGGACACGAGACCACGGCCAACATGCTGGCGCTCGGCACCTTTGCCCTGCTGAGCCATCCGGAGCAGGCCGAGGCCTTGCGTTCAGGGGCCGTGCCCGTGGCCTCGGCGGTGGAGGAACTGCTGCGATACCTCTCGATCATCCAGTTCGGCACCGGCCGCGCCGCCCTCGAAGACCTCGAACTGGGCGGGCAGCGGATCAAATACGGCGACACGGTGATCCTCTCGATTCCCGCGGCCAACCGCGATGCCGACCGGTTCGCCGAGCCCCACACGCTCGACCTCGCCCGGAACGCGCGCGGCCACCTGGCTTTCGGATACGGCGTGCACCAGTGCCTCGGGCAGCAGCTCGCCCGCATCGAGATGGCAGCGGCGTACCCGGCGTTGTTCGGGAGGTTCCCGAAGCTGCGCTTGGCCGTTCCACCCGAGGAGGTGCCGCTGCGCCACGACATGGCGATCTACGGTGTGCACGCACTGCCCGTGGAGTGGTCGTGA
- a CDS encoding TetR/AcrR family transcriptional regulator yields MTEVGLRERKKERTRHALQREALRLFTEKGYAETTVAEIAAAADVSTKTLFNYFRGKEDILFAHRRQRIDVVEAKLAEHTATLSPRDALLATANDLLHLLLEGDSGGTGAEQIAQGRLILSVPELRGAALSLLHEAQLRLATVLHNAYPGVLTQAEAAAAVGALIGAMQSAGLSAILPSGSTSDAYAAAREAVRVVTRGLDGLPHA; encoded by the coding sequence ATGACCGAGGTCGGGTTGCGCGAGCGCAAGAAGGAACGGACACGCCACGCCCTCCAGCGGGAGGCTCTGCGCCTGTTCACGGAGAAGGGCTACGCGGAGACGACCGTCGCCGAAATCGCCGCCGCGGCCGACGTCTCCACGAAGACCCTGTTCAACTACTTCAGAGGCAAGGAGGACATCCTCTTCGCACACCGGAGGCAGCGCATCGACGTCGTCGAGGCGAAGCTCGCCGAGCACACGGCGACACTGTCACCGAGGGACGCGTTGCTCGCCACCGCGAACGACCTGCTGCACCTGCTGCTCGAAGGAGACAGCGGCGGCACCGGCGCCGAGCAGATCGCGCAGGGGCGGCTCATCCTGTCGGTCCCTGAGCTGCGCGGCGCTGCTCTGAGCCTGCTCCACGAAGCACAACTCAGGCTGGCCACCGTGTTGCACAACGCGTATCCCGGCGTGCTCACTCAGGCGGAGGCCGCCGCAGCCGTCGGCGCCCTGATCGGGGCGATGCAAAGCGCGGGACTGTCGGCGATCCTCCCTTCCGGGTCCACATCGGACGCCTACGCCGCCGCGCGCGAGGCCGTGCGCGTCGTCACGCGAGGGCTGGACGGGCTGCCGCACGCATGA